The Pseudomonadota bacterium genome includes a region encoding these proteins:
- a CDS encoding glycosyltransferase family 2 protein: MTALEARRANLIEDPAAGIEISLVAPMFNEEQAIPPFLERVVPIVEELSSSYEIVCVNDGSSDTTLAMLVAARQANPAIKIVDLTRNFGKDIALTAGINHARGRAVIPIDADLQDPPEVITEMVQRWREGYDVVLAARKDRASDSALKRWSARMFYRTIGRISDTPIPENVGDFRLMSRAVVEAVRQLPERTRFMKGILSWVGYRHTTVYYTRPTRVAGTTKWRFWPLWNFALDGIVSFSTLPLKLWSYLGIVCAGFALLYMIYIVIKTLLLGADVPGYASLITVSLFFNGLVLTGMGVIGEYLSRVFIEVKGRPLYLVRERWGVEDDAGSDPDRNT; encoded by the coding sequence ATGACTGCACTTGAGGCCCGCCGCGCCAATCTGATCGAAGACCCGGCTGCAGGTATCGAAATCAGCCTCGTTGCCCCGATGTTCAACGAAGAGCAGGCTATCCCGCCCTTCCTTGAGCGCGTCGTTCCCATCGTCGAGGAGCTCTCCTCTAGCTACGAGATCGTCTGCGTGAACGACGGTAGCAGTGACACAACCCTCGCAATGCTGGTTGCGGCTAGACAGGCCAACCCTGCTATTAAAATAGTTGACCTTACTCGAAACTTCGGTAAGGACATCGCCTTGACAGCGGGGATCAACCATGCGCGAGGGCGAGCGGTGATACCGATCGATGCGGATCTGCAGGATCCACCAGAGGTCATCACCGAGATGGTGCAAAGGTGGCGGGAGGGCTACGACGTCGTTCTAGCCGCACGTAAAGATCGCGCCAGTGACTCCGCGCTGAAGCGCTGGAGCGCGCGAATGTTCTACCGCACAATCGGCCGCATCAGCGATACGCCGATCCCCGAGAATGTGGGGGACTTTCGCCTCATGTCACGTGCCGTCGTCGAGGCCGTGCGACAACTCCCAGAACGCACGCGTTTCATGAAGGGCATCCTGTCGTGGGTAGGTTATCGCCACACGACCGTCTACTACACTCGACCCACGCGCGTCGCTGGCACCACAAAGTGGCGATTCTGGCCACTTTGGAACTTCGCGCTCGACGGTATCGTCTCCTTTAGCACGTTGCCGTTGAAGCTGTGGAGCTACCTCGGAATCGTATGCGCCGGCTTCGCACTGCTGTACATGATTTACATCGTAATCAAGACCCTACTGCTCGGCGCGGACGTCCCAGGGTACGCGTCATTGATCACCGTATCGCTGTTCTTCAACGGCTTGGTTCTCACCGGAATGGGCGTAATAGGTGAGTACCTCTCGCGAGTATTCATCGAGGTCAAGGGCAGGCCGCTCTACCTTGTGCGCGAGCGATGGGGTGTAGAGGATGACGCTGGCTCGGATCCAGACCGGAACACGTAG
- a CDS encoding arylsulfotransferase family protein: MTTQDGNREKPSGAGIGKHLPLVGFMLSPVILGFLLGVYVGAEEVFPYKHIRDARNTLSSLASLLEKRKHPSFQRFSEYDVADLSQLRIESDPSASPDDSYLFFGGLNQYRELCPEQGCAAVHMAGTGEVLHAYPYRPEEIFAANSATEHPHEFLQFDPAQDMRPVSAKLLPGRDLLVIFARTKDAQVFPFGTGVARIAPDGQPRWYRFDYSHHWPSPSVGDHLLIPAARVRTTPVELAWHARDSYMLPCSAKTYDDTVQVMNPAGDVLEEISILTALEQSPFRGLLEQTTDPCDPLHLNFIDVVRDTDPTVEDITTGDWVLSLRNLSAFAIVDSNNGRIKRVIRGSFSQQHSVQHLTGPRYLLFDNKGGNWDGGPSRVLELDLATGSERTVFPTAAHLDRHRKLFQKAVGHLSISKDRTRVIATFTSYGLAFEIRLADGRLLREFRSIHDVSDVPTLAARGTTAAVFELFGVEYAVTD; this comes from the coding sequence GTGACCACGCAAGATGGAAATCGCGAGAAGCCGTCCGGAGCCGGTATCGGCAAACACCTTCCCCTCGTTGGCTTCATGCTCTCGCCGGTTATCCTGGGGTTCCTCCTTGGGGTTTACGTCGGTGCTGAGGAAGTGTTTCCGTACAAGCACATCCGGGACGCGCGCAATACCCTAAGCTCGCTCGCTTCACTGCTTGAGAAGCGCAAGCACCCCAGCTTCCAGCGTTTCTCCGAGTATGACGTAGCGGACCTGTCTCAACTGCGTATCGAGTCCGACCCAAGCGCGTCGCCGGACGACTCCTACCTCTTTTTCGGCGGGCTCAACCAGTATCGTGAGCTGTGCCCGGAGCAAGGATGCGCCGCCGTACACATGGCTGGCACCGGAGAGGTTCTGCACGCTTATCCCTACAGGCCGGAGGAGATCTTCGCAGCGAATTCAGCAACCGAGCATCCGCACGAGTTCCTCCAGTTCGACCCCGCGCAAGACATGCGCCCGGTAAGCGCCAAGCTCCTCCCAGGACGCGACCTGCTAGTGATCTTCGCCAGGACCAAAGACGCGCAGGTCTTTCCCTTTGGTACCGGCGTTGCCCGCATCGCGCCGGACGGTCAGCCTCGATGGTACCGCTTCGATTACAGCCATCACTGGCCCTCACCCAGCGTTGGAGATCACCTGCTTATCCCCGCCGCCCGAGTAAGAACTACTCCGGTGGAACTCGCCTGGCACGCGAGGGACTCGTACATGCTTCCCTGCAGCGCGAAAACCTACGACGACACGGTTCAAGTGATGAATCCGGCGGGTGACGTGCTCGAGGAGATCTCTATCTTGACCGCGCTGGAGCAATCCCCCTTTCGGGGCTTGTTGGAGCAAACCACCGATCCCTGCGATCCCCTGCACCTGAATTTCATCGATGTGGTGCGAGACACTGACCCAACCGTCGAGGACATCACGACAGGCGATTGGGTGCTCTCACTGCGTAACTTGAGTGCGTTCGCAATCGTTGATTCAAACAACGGCCGCATCAAGAGAGTCATCAGAGGTAGCTTCAGCCAGCAGCACAGCGTGCAGCACCTCACTGGGCCACGCTATCTGCTGTTCGACAACAAGGGGGGCAACTGGGACGGTGGTCCTTCGCGAGTCTTGGAGCTTGACCTCGCCACCGGCAGCGAGCGAACCGTGTTTCCAACGGCAGCTCACCTCGACCGGCATCGAAAGCTGTTTCAAAAGGCCGTTGGACACCTATCGATTTCGAAGGACAGGACGCGCGTGATCGCGACGTTTACCTCCTATGGGCTCGCCTTTGAGATCCGCTTGGCGGATGGCCGGTTGCTGCGCGAGTTCCGCAGCATCCACGACGTCTCGGACGTGCCAACGCTAGCCGCGAGGGGCACCACTGCCGCTGTATTTGAGTTGTTCGGAGTCGAGTACGCTGTGACCGACTGA
- a CDS encoding TIGR03087 family PEP-CTERM/XrtA system glycosyltransferase, which translates to MKILYICHRFPYPPASGAKIRSFHMIRHLHEQGHEVVLATIYRSDEEREAGAGMETYCSRMITAQVSKVPAVVRMLSRLPTPVPSSMGFFYSPTLHRLLREELSGEPRPDLIIVHCSSVAHYVADIDDVPKILDFADMDSQKWLAYASYHRFPRNLGYWLEGSKMERAERRLAPRFELSTCTTPEETATLDGFETGARTDWFVNGVDTEYFSPMEETDRHQICFVGRMDYYPNIQAMVNFCAEVWPALKERYPQLQLAIVGAEPTADVRKLAALEGVEVTGSVPDVRPWVGRSRLSVAPLTIARGTQNKLLESMAMGVPVVCSAIAARGVDVEVGKHLLVADTPEDYLDQVGLLLESDERHEALSIAGRKRVLSHHTWDTAMKRFDELVGETVNSRRT; encoded by the coding sequence ATGAAAATTCTCTACATCTGCCATCGCTTCCCATACCCACCGGCAAGCGGCGCCAAGATCCGCTCCTTCCACATGATCCGCCATCTCCACGAGCAGGGGCATGAGGTGGTGCTCGCCACGATCTACCGATCAGACGAAGAGCGAGAGGCGGGCGCGGGCATGGAGACCTATTGCAGCCGGATGATCACCGCGCAGGTGAGCAAGGTGCCCGCCGTGGTCCGCATGCTGAGCCGGCTGCCAACGCCCGTCCCTTCCTCCATGGGTTTTTTCTACTCCCCAACGCTGCATAGGCTGCTGCGCGAGGAGCTGAGCGGCGAACCACGACCGGATCTGATCATCGTGCACTGCTCCTCGGTAGCGCACTACGTGGCAGACATCGACGATGTGCCGAAGATCCTCGACTTCGCAGACATGGATTCGCAGAAGTGGCTTGCCTACGCCTCCTATCACAGGTTCCCCCGCAACCTTGGCTACTGGCTAGAGGGCAGCAAGATGGAGCGCGCAGAACGCCGCCTGGCCCCGCGCTTCGAACTCAGCACCTGCACTACTCCCGAGGAGACCGCCACCCTCGACGGCTTCGAGACGGGTGCGCGCACGGACTGGTTCGTCAACGGTGTAGATACGGAGTACTTCAGCCCGATGGAGGAGACCGATCGCCACCAGATCTGCTTTGTCGGGCGCATGGACTACTACCCGAACATCCAGGCGATGGTGAACTTCTGCGCTGAGGTCTGGCCGGCGTTGAAAGAGCGCTACCCCCAACTCCAGCTCGCGATCGTGGGCGCCGAACCGACCGCCGATGTGCGCAAGCTCGCCGCCCTGGAGGGCGTGGAAGTGACCGGCTCCGTGCCCGACGTGCGGCCCTGGGTTGGCCGCTCGCGCCTAAGCGTCGCGCCTCTGACCATCGCTAGGGGCACGCAGAACAAGCTGCTCGAGTCGATGGCCATGGGCGTTCCCGTGGTGTGTAGCGCCATCGCCGCCCGAGGCGTGGACGTCGAGGTCGGTAAGCACCTGTTGGTGGCCGACACGCCCGAGGACTACCTCGATCAGGTGGGACTGTTGCTCGAGTCCGATGAGCGACACGAGGCCCTGTCGATTGCGGGCCGCAAACGTGTCCTCAGCCATCACACGTGGGACACAGCGATGAAGCGCTTCGATGAGCTGGTGGGCGAGACCGTGAACAGCCGGCGGACTTAG
- a CDS encoding twin-arginine translocation signal domain-containing protein: MSKTLENVRSGLTRREFVKTTGQALSVCAVGGGLSVTPPAKAASLPVWSRVPNQTFAVGQPVMIDLADYVTDADGDALEFSIDLPLPPGLTLTGSVISGTPTAPSQTQQYTVSADDGTLQPKAPAGVSLD; the protein is encoded by the coding sequence GTGTCCAAGACTTTGGAGAACGTCCGATCCGGACTCACTCGCCGCGAATTCGTGAAGACGACAGGACAGGCCCTCAGCGTCTGCGCAGTAGGTGGCGGCCTGTCGGTCACCCCGCCAGCGAAGGCGGCCTCGCTGCCCGTCTGGTCTCGAGTGCCCAATCAGACCTTTGCGGTTGGTCAACCGGTCATGATCGACTTGGCAGATTACGTTACGGATGCTGACGGAGACGCCCTGGAGTTCTCCATCGACCTACCTTTGCCGCCTGGCCTGACGCTCACCGGAAGCGTCATTAGTGGGACGCCTACGGCCCCCTCTCAGACCCAGCAGTACACGGTATCTGCTGACGATGGGACGCTCCAGCCGAAGGCTCCTGCCGGCGTATCGCTGGATTGA
- a CDS encoding glycosyltransferase family 4 protein, whose product MRILYHHRVASKDGQFVHIDELTRALRERGHELIIVGPNFNAQSDFGTDGGFVDWLKRHLPKALYEFAELSYSLVAYRKLARAVREHQPDCLYERYSLFLPAGIWIRRRYRLPMLLEINAPLREERAKHSGGLALQGLARWSERYCWRHADRTLPVTQVLADMVVNEGVSAERITVVPNGIDWDKFAHVPGREQAKRALGLEGRLVLGFTGFVREWHGLDRAVDLVSRSPERHLLVVGDGPARAQIEARAQELEVSDRVTVTGVVARQDVAGFVGAFDVALQPDVVAYASPLKLFEYLAMGCAVVAPNTSNIREVLVHGDTGWLFDPAKPDDLLNAVETLCEQPTLRQRLGERARECIDERGFTWARNAEVVEGVFRELGVS is encoded by the coding sequence ATGAGAATCCTCTACCATCACCGGGTGGCCTCCAAGGACGGCCAGTTTGTGCACATAGACGAGCTCACTCGGGCCCTTCGCGAGCGGGGCCACGAGCTGATTATCGTGGGGCCGAACTTTAACGCGCAGAGCGACTTCGGGACCGACGGTGGCTTCGTCGACTGGCTAAAGCGCCACTTGCCCAAGGCGCTTTACGAATTCGCGGAGCTGAGCTACAGCCTCGTCGCCTACCGTAAGCTTGCTCGCGCCGTGCGCGAACACCAACCAGACTGCCTCTACGAGCGCTACAGCCTATTTCTTCCCGCTGGTATTTGGATACGGCGTCGGTATCGTTTGCCGATGCTCCTTGAGATCAATGCACCTCTTCGCGAAGAGCGGGCAAAGCACAGTGGCGGATTGGCCCTTCAGGGGCTGGCGCGCTGGAGTGAGCGCTACTGCTGGCGCCACGCTGATCGCACCTTGCCGGTGACCCAGGTACTTGCGGACATGGTGGTTAACGAAGGCGTCAGCGCGGAGCGCATTACTGTCGTCCCCAACGGCATCGATTGGGACAAGTTCGCTCACGTCCCTGGTCGAGAGCAGGCCAAGCGGGCTCTGGGCCTCGAAGGTCGCCTAGTCCTCGGTTTCACCGGGTTCGTCCGCGAATGGCACGGCCTCGACCGCGCAGTCGATCTGGTGTCGCGCTCACCAGAGCGACACCTGCTTGTGGTGGGCGATGGACCGGCCCGCGCGCAGATCGAGGCGCGTGCTCAAGAGCTCGAGGTGAGCGATCGCGTCACCGTCACCGGGGTGGTGGCGCGGCAGGATGTGGCGGGGTTCGTCGGGGCCTTCGATGTGGCCTTACAGCCCGATGTCGTTGCCTACGCATCGCCACTAAAACTCTTCGAGTACTTGGCGATGGGTTGCGCCGTGGTAGCGCCAAACACTTCGAACATCCGCGAGGTGCTCGTCCATGGCGATACGGGCTGGTTGTTCGACCCCGCGAAGCCAGACGACTTGCTGAATGCTGTGGAGACGCTTTGTGAGCAGCCGACACTACGCCAACGCCTGGGCGAGCGGGCGCGCGAGTGCATCGATGAGCGCGGGTTCACTTGGGCGCGAAACGCCGAGGTCGTGGAAGGGGTGTTTCGAGAGTTGGGGGTGAGTTGA
- a CDS encoding TonB-dependent receptor: MSVRRCVLPAVLAGVTGTGLSVTGTPAGAQGMEEVIVTARQREESLSDVPAAITAFTEADINNAGIRRAEDFIALTPGVTLVNTAEVGDTQVSIRGINGTRDGEASFAFIVDGILYTNPSSFNREFADLAQIEVLKGPQGALYGRNAGAGAIIVTTNEPGDEFEAGVKASGGEFGLVTGSAFASGALKEDKIFARIAADYRDFDGFYSNDFTGDDSSIDRFENYNFNGRLIFTPTDRLKLDTKFRYGEVDAGAIVFNASFFLAGLGGGEQGSFEQDVNEHEFRFVNNVDSQNEQESTEFSMKLDYEADWGTFTAWGLYSDVDQFFFADGTSGDFGFFTGISGIGTPDANLTAAEQACIDSAQALNASGFALNAPAIFDNGFGGVVGLPGAGGGATVFGPYSPTSCDGTQYQIRNQEDISFEIRFTSSADQALRWQAGAYFLDLEREVGVNLGVDDGSGAPPAGLIIPGNTESLLYDRFDTRVYAAFGNIAYDLSDTVELAVALRYDVEDRDVTNLVPADLRTSFVDLDPTVALPFSGPFNGGSPLNPALVQYGPNNNVIGFNSSVPDRNETFEQLQPKVSLTWDAAPGLTLYSSWGVGFKSGGFNNQGSADFIDIFFNDLYIEPSGGTPLSISDVFEKEVNNSFEVGFKANPTDRLSLEGAAYYTNVDDMQFFEFFVGTFGLLRVVTNIDEVEIFGGEFAATFNITDNLSLYGGIGIVEGEIKENANRPATVGNEVPYAPEITANVGLQLLQPLGNGLSFFGRLDYSHVGDTYFHTLQDDDVVPNVFSGVAFGGGVFPPSNLTFAKRDAYGLVNLRAGLQGETWSVTGFINNLTDENFLNEVIPAPEFGGAFVSPGTLQAWGVEASFRFGQ; the protein is encoded by the coding sequence ATGAGTGTGAGGCGTTGTGTGTTGCCGGCGGTGCTCGCGGGCGTAACGGGCACTGGCTTGAGTGTGACGGGGACGCCAGCGGGCGCTCAGGGCATGGAAGAGGTCATTGTGACCGCCCGCCAACGCGAAGAGTCCCTCTCCGACGTGCCCGCGGCCATCACTGCGTTTACCGAGGCGGACATCAACAACGCTGGCATCAGGCGCGCAGAGGACTTCATCGCCCTCACGCCGGGGGTGACCTTGGTCAACACCGCGGAGGTCGGCGACACGCAGGTCAGCATCCGCGGCATCAACGGTACGCGTGACGGTGAGGCCAGCTTTGCCTTCATCGTCGACGGCATCCTCTACACCAACCCAAGCTCCTTCAACCGCGAGTTCGCTGACCTGGCCCAGATCGAAGTGCTGAAGGGCCCACAGGGTGCTCTGTATGGACGCAACGCGGGCGCGGGCGCCATCATTGTAACTACCAACGAGCCGGGCGACGAGTTCGAGGCGGGCGTGAAGGCAAGCGGTGGTGAGTTTGGCCTAGTGACCGGTTCGGCCTTCGCGAGCGGCGCGCTGAAGGAAGACAAGATCTTCGCTCGCATTGCAGCCGACTACCGTGACTTCGACGGTTTCTACTCGAACGATTTTACCGGCGATGACAGCTCCATCGACCGCTTCGAGAACTACAACTTCAACGGCCGGCTGATCTTCACACCTACCGATCGCCTTAAGCTAGACACCAAGTTCCGCTACGGTGAAGTGGATGCGGGTGCCATCGTGTTCAACGCCAGCTTCTTCCTCGCCGGCCTCGGCGGCGGCGAGCAGGGCAGCTTCGAGCAGGACGTCAATGAGCACGAGTTCCGCTTCGTCAACAACGTCGACTCGCAAAACGAGCAGGAGTCCACCGAGTTCTCCATGAAGCTCGACTACGAGGCCGATTGGGGCACCTTTACCGCCTGGGGTCTGTACAGCGACGTCGATCAGTTCTTCTTTGCCGACGGCACCAGCGGCGACTTCGGCTTTTTCACCGGCATCAGCGGCATAGGCACCCCGGACGCCAATCTCACGGCGGCGGAGCAGGCCTGTATCGACAGTGCCCAGGCCCTGAACGCCTCCGGCTTTGCCCTCAACGCGCCGGCGATCTTCGACAACGGCTTCGGCGGCGTGGTCGGCCTGCCCGGTGCAGGTGGCGGTGCGACCGTGTTCGGCCCCTACTCGCCGACCAGCTGTGACGGCACGCAGTACCAGATTCGCAACCAGGAAGACATCAGCTTCGAGATACGCTTTACCTCGAGCGCCGATCAAGCCCTGCGCTGGCAAGCGGGTGCCTACTTCCTGGACCTCGAGCGCGAGGTCGGTGTGAACCTTGGCGTGGACGATGGCAGCGGTGCGCCGCCGGCGGGGCTCATCATCCCCGGCAACACCGAGAGCCTGCTCTACGACCGCTTCGACACGCGCGTCTACGCTGCCTTCGGCAACATCGCCTACGACCTCAGCGACACGGTCGAGCTGGCCGTGGCCCTGCGCTACGACGTGGAAGACCGCGACGTGACCAACCTCGTTCCGGCGGATCTGCGCACGAGCTTTGTCGACCTAGATCCCACCGTGGCCCTACCGTTCTCAGGGCCCTTCAACGGGGGTTCGCCGCTGAACCCGGCGCTCGTGCAGTACGGCCCGAATAACAACGTTATTGGTTTCAACTCGAGCGTGCCCGATCGCAACGAGACCTTCGAGCAGCTGCAGCCCAAGGTCAGCCTGACCTGGGATGCCGCGCCAGGCCTCACGCTCTACAGCTCCTGGGGTGTGGGCTTCAAGAGCGGTGGCTTCAACAACCAGGGCAGCGCGGACTTCATCGACATCTTCTTCAACGATTTGTACATCGAACCGTCAGGCGGCACGCCCCTGTCGATCAGCGATGTGTTCGAGAAGGAGGTCAACAACTCCTTCGAGGTGGGTTTCAAGGCCAACCCGACCGATCGCCTCAGCCTCGAGGGTGCGGCCTACTACACGAACGTCGACGATATGCAGTTCTTCGAATTCTTCGTGGGCACCTTCGGCCTCCTGCGGGTGGTGACCAACATCGACGAGGTGGAGATTTTCGGCGGCGAGTTCGCGGCCACGTTCAACATCACCGACAACCTTAGCCTCTACGGCGGTATCGGCATCGTCGAGGGTGAGATCAAGGAGAATGCCAACCGGCCCGCGACCGTGGGCAACGAGGTGCCTTATGCGCCGGAGATCACTGCGAACGTGGGCCTGCAGCTGCTCCAGCCCCTCGGCAACGGCCTCTCCTTCTTCGGCCGGCTGGACTACAGCCACGTCGGGGACACCTATTTCCACACCCTCCAAGACGACGATGTTGTCCCGAATGTGTTTAGTGGTGTAGCGTTCGGGGGAGGGGTGTTCCCGCCGTCCAACCTGACATTCGCCAAGCGCGATGCGTACGGCCTGGTAAACTTACGAGCGGGACTACAGGGAGAGACGTGGTCAGTGACCGGGTTCATCAATAACCTGACCGACGAGAACTTCCTCAACGAGGTGATTCCTGCGCCGGAGTTCGGCGGCGCCTTCGTTAGCCCAGGGACTCTGCAGGCCTGGGGTGTGGAGGCGAGCTTCCGCTTCGGCCAGTAG
- a CDS encoding GntR family transcriptional regulator, whose product MSRANDKAYERIREEILSGRLAAGEHLPEQRIAEITGVSRTPVREALRRLHAERFVRYIPNRGAYVAEWSASEVAEIFDLRLLLEGYAAARAAERMTEARLEVLRGCVGRIDALLAEGEHLDYDGLLRANHEFHDTLIDAAQSPRLRDLLHSLLETPMILRTMKRYSHADIVRSNQHHAEMVQACAAADADWARSVMTAHLRAARATLGA is encoded by the coding sequence TTGAGCAGAGCCAACGACAAGGCCTATGAGCGCATTCGGGAAGAGATTCTGAGCGGCCGGCTAGCGGCCGGTGAGCATCTGCCAGAACAGCGCATCGCTGAGATCACGGGCGTCAGCCGCACGCCTGTGCGCGAGGCTCTGCGTCGTCTGCATGCGGAACGATTCGTCCGCTACATCCCCAATCGGGGAGCGTACGTGGCGGAATGGTCGGCGAGCGAGGTGGCCGAGATCTTCGACTTGCGATTGCTCCTCGAGGGCTATGCGGCGGCCCGGGCAGCGGAACGGATGACGGAGGCGCGCCTCGAGGTGCTGCGCGGATGCGTGGGACGGATCGACGCCCTACTAGCCGAAGGGGAGCATCTGGACTACGACGGGCTGTTGCGGGCCAATCACGAATTTCACGACACCCTAATCGACGCGGCGCAGAGCCCACGTCTACGCGACCTGCTGCACTCCCTGCTCGAGACGCCGATGATTCTGCGCACGATGAAACGCTACAGCCACGCGGACATCGTACGCAGCAATCAACATCATGCCGAGATGGTGCAAGCCTGCGCGGCGGCCGATGCAGATTGGGCGCGAAGTGTCATGACCGCCCACCTTCGGGCGGCCCGCGCCACCCTCGGCGCCTAA
- a CDS encoding GtrA family protein produces MTTGWRDRARVLLQYIKFALVGGLATLTHVAAFAAFNELTSLTPLLANFAAFGTAFSVSFFGHLRWTFAQHDVQPAAALGRFAAVALVGLSLNTLIVYLITDVLAWSYIAAIPPMATLVPISTFVLSKYWAFAMRTAR; encoded by the coding sequence ATGACGACCGGCTGGCGAGATCGCGCCCGAGTTCTACTCCAGTACATCAAGTTCGCGCTGGTCGGTGGGCTGGCCACGCTTACCCACGTTGCAGCCTTCGCAGCCTTCAACGAGCTCACCTCGCTTACACCCTTGCTGGCGAACTTTGCCGCCTTCGGAACGGCGTTCAGCGTCTCATTCTTCGGCCACCTGAGGTGGACCTTCGCCCAGCACGATGTGCAACCGGCGGCGGCACTAGGGCGCTTCGCCGCGGTGGCGCTCGTAGGGCTCTCCCTAAACACGCTGATCGTCTACCTGATCACCGACGTCCTAGCTTGGTCCTACATCGCGGCGATACCGCCGATGGCTACCCTAGTCCCCATCTCAACGTTTGTGTTGAGCAAGTACTGGGCCTTCGCCATGCGCACAGCGCGGTAG
- a CDS encoding tetratricopeptide repeat protein: MGTAVTFVARSRALIVASLFAIALPSWAALPYECGKLQNPYGPYDYTNPIHKRDKLEIVEIHHFQRFVEALQIDHRGRPPGGGIDYTLRAFPNHHRALFALAQLQSLHTGVGLPHGLKWPTYCYYERAIAFAPEDANAHLLYGIYLTKNGGSFEEARGHYERAVAMQPDSAETHYNYGLALADANQYDAALEHAQRAYEIGYPLMGLRDKLVRAGVWREQRVEE, from the coding sequence ATGGGAACTGCAGTAACGTTCGTAGCGCGCAGTCGCGCACTGATCGTGGCGTCTTTGTTCGCGATCGCGCTGCCAAGCTGGGCGGCCCTGCCTTACGAGTGTGGGAAGCTGCAGAATCCGTACGGGCCCTACGACTACACCAACCCGATTCACAAGCGCGACAAGCTCGAGATCGTGGAGATTCACCATTTTCAACGATTCGTCGAGGCGCTGCAGATCGACCATCGCGGTCGACCCCCTGGGGGCGGCATAGACTACACCCTGCGCGCCTTCCCAAATCATCACCGGGCGCTTTTTGCCCTGGCGCAACTGCAGAGTCTGCATACGGGGGTCGGCCTGCCGCACGGACTGAAATGGCCCACCTACTGCTATTACGAACGAGCGATCGCCTTCGCTCCAGAGGACGCCAACGCGCATCTGCTGTACGGGATTTACCTCACCAAAAACGGTGGCAGCTTCGAAGAAGCTCGGGGGCACTACGAGCGTGCCGTGGCCATGCAACCTGACTCCGCTGAGACGCACTACAACTACGGCCTGGCCCTGGCTGACGCGAACCAGTACGACGCAGCGTTGGAGCACGCCCAGCGCGCCTATGAAATCGGCTATCCGCTAATGGGTTTACGCGACAAGCTGGTGCGTGCAGGAGTGTGGCGTGAGCAGCGAGTCGAGGAGTGA
- a CDS encoding GNAT family N-acetyltransferase, with amino-acid sequence MHEYDPSGIGRRTSASNHTLATAPYFKSSATLRLAPSAPSPVLRTLGRLLRRLTSTFSRFGAFNGCLYLFARLAKGTTGGHISLRRYLFFAQAVPPQDPKAQKRRARFAPIRSALPDDPLVEQFPRCATVLETRWREGSHCLAADHEGQFLGYIWLHFGAYVEDEVRCRFVPTPGDKAAWDYDVYVIPERRLGLGFVCLWDAANEYLRERGYEWSVSRVSAFNTPSIRSHERMGAKALGSAIFLTVFGMQMMFSSKAPYLHVSFSSANMPSMNLPT; translated from the coding sequence GTGCACGAGTACGATCCGAGCGGCATTGGTCGACGGACCTCAGCGTCGAACCACACGCTGGCTACCGCTCCCTATTTCAAGAGCAGTGCTACACTGCGCCTGGCCCCGTCAGCACCCTCGCCCGTTCTCCGCACCCTCGGCAGACTATTGCGTCGACTCACCTCCACATTCTCGCGTTTCGGCGCTTTCAACGGTTGCCTCTATCTGTTCGCGCGTCTGGCCAAAGGCACCACGGGTGGGCACATATCGCTGCGCCGATACCTGTTCTTCGCCCAAGCCGTTCCACCGCAGGACCCTAAAGCGCAAAAGCGCAGAGCACGTTTCGCCCCGATCCGCAGCGCCCTGCCGGACGACCCGCTCGTCGAGCAGTTCCCGCGCTGCGCCACTGTGCTCGAGACTCGCTGGAGAGAGGGATCGCATTGCCTTGCCGCTGACCACGAAGGGCAATTCCTAGGCTACATCTGGCTGCACTTTGGCGCCTACGTAGAGGACGAGGTTCGCTGTCGCTTCGTGCCCACGCCTGGCGACAAGGCAGCGTGGGACTACGACGTATACGTGATTCCCGAACGCCGGCTGGGGCTTGGATTCGTCTGCCTGTGGGACGCAGCCAACGAGTATCTGCGCGAGCGAGGCTATGAGTGGAGTGTGAGCCGTGTCTCCGCCTTCAACACTCCCTCGATCCGTTCCCACGAGCGTATGGGCGCAAAGGCGCTTGGTAGCGCCATTTTCCTTACCGTCTTTGGGATGCAGATGATGTTTTCATCGAAAGCCCCCTACCTTCATGTGTCTTTCTCCTCAGCCAACATGCCATCCATGAATTTACCTACCTGA